Proteins co-encoded in one Oncorhynchus kisutch isolate 150728-3 linkage group LG1, Okis_V2, whole genome shotgun sequence genomic window:
- the LOC116375843 gene encoding basic proline-rich protein-like produces the protein MEPGEERVCSDPFPGLHRKMFLGGAWKLCHYWGYGDNHSVHCSGENVPLPASTKAHAGKFVPLCHQKSEKTPGGSKPDSPQPNSPQSEQTPGGSKPDSPQPNSPQSEKTPGGSKPDSPQPNSPQSEKTPGGSKPDSPQPNSPQEEKTPGGSKPDSPQPNSPQSEKTPGGSKPDSPQPNSPQSEKTPGGSKPDSPQPNSPQSEKTPGGSKPDSPQPNSPQSEKTPGGFKPDSPQPNSPQSEKTPGGCKPDSPQPNSPQKTPGGSKPDSPQPNSPQSEKTPGGSKPDSPQPNSPQSEKTPGGSKPDSPQPNSPQSEKTPGGSKPDSPQPNSPQSEKTPGGSKPDSPQPNSPQSEQTPGGSKPDSPQPNSPQSEKTPGGCKPDSPQPNSPQSEKTPGGSKPDSPQPNSPQSEKTPGGSKPDSPQPNSPQKTPGGSKPDSPQPNSPQSEKTPGGSKPDSPQPNSPQSEKTPGGSKPDSPQPNSPQSEKTPGGSKPDSPQPNSPQSEKTPGGSKPDSPQPNSPQSEKTPGGSKPDSPQPNSPQSEKTPGGSKPDSPQPNSPQSEKTPGGFKPDSPQPNSPQSEKTPGGSKPDSPQPNSPQSEKTPGGSKPDSPQPNSPQSEKMPGGSKPDSPQPNSPQSEKMPGGCKHDSPQPNSPQSEKTPGGFKHDSLQPEERRIGGSMPDSPQSEKTPGGFRPNSPKPEERTPGGCRPNSPLSEERRPGGYKPTPNLPKPEERTPGGSKPDSPHSVIWRPGGSNSNSPKPDERRPGGSKPDTLQPVERRPGVCKPDSPQPEERKPGGPIPNPDFP, from the exons ATggaaccaggagaggagagggtgtgcTCTGACCCGTTCCCCGGGCTGCACCGCAAAATGTTCCTCGGTGGGGCATGGAAGTTGTGTCACTACTGGGGGTATGGAGACAACCACAGTGTCCACTGTTCGGGAGAAAATGTCCCCTTACCTGCTTCAACAAAGGCCCATGCGGGGAAGTTCGTGCCCCTGTGTCATCAAAAG TCAGAGAAGACGCCTGGAGGGTCCAAGCCTGATTCACCACAGCCTAActccccacagtcagagcagacgcCTGGAGGGTCCAAGCCTGACTCACCACAGCCTAACTCCCCACAGTCAGAGAAGACGCCTGGAGGGTCCAAGCCTGACTCACCACAGCCTAACTCCCCACAGTCAGAGAAGACGCCTGGAGGGTCCAAGCCTGATTCACCACAGCCTAACTCCCCACAGGAAGAGAAGACGCCTGGAGGGTCCAAGCCTGACTCACCACAGCCTAACTCCCCACAGTCAGAGAAGACGCCTGGAGGGTCCAAGCCTGACTCACCACAGCCTAACTCCCCACAGTCAGAGAAGACGCCTGGAGGGTCTAAGCCTGACTCACCACAGCCTAACTCCCCACAGTCAGAGAAGACGCCTGGAGGGTCCAAGCCTGACTCACCACAGCCTAACTCCCCACAGTCAGAGAAGACGCCTGGAGGGTTCAAGCCTGACTCACCACAGCCTAACTCCCCACAGTCAGAGAAGACGCCTGGAGGGTGCAAGCCTGACTCACCACAGCCTAACTCCCCACA AAAGACGCCTGGAGGGTCCAAGCCTGACTCACCACAGCCTAACTCCCCACAGTCAGAGAAGACGCCTGGAGGGTCCAAGCCTGACTCACCACAGCCTAACTCCCCACAGTCAGAGAAGACGCCTGGAGGGTCTAAGCCTGACTCACCACAGCCTAACTCCCCACAGTCAGAGAAGACGCCTGGAGGGTCTAAGCCTGACTCACCACAGCCTAACTCCCCACAGTCAGAGAAGACGCCTGGAGGGTCCAAGCCTGATTCACCACAGCCTAActccccacagtcagagcagacgcCTGGAGGGTCCAAGCCTGACTCACCACAGCCTAACTCCCCACAGTCAGAGAAGACGCCTGGAGGGTGCAAGCCTGACTCACCACAGCCTAACTCCCCACAGTCAGAGAAGACGCCTGGAGGGTCCAAGCCTGACTCACCACAGCCTAACTCCCCACAGTCAGAGAAGACGCCTGGAGGGTCCAAGCCTGATTCACCACAGCCTAACTCCCCACA AAAGACGCCTGGAGGGTCCAAGCCTGACTCACCACAGCCTAACTCCCCACAGTCAGAGAAGACGCCTGGAGGGTCTAAGCCTGACTCACCACAGCCTAACTCCCCACAGTCAGAGAAGACGCCTGGAGGGTCCAAGCCTGACTCACCACAGCCTAACTCCCCACAGTCAGAGAAGACGCCTGGAGGGTCCAAGCCTGACTCACCACAGCCTAACTCCCCACAGTCAGAGAAGACGCCTGGAGGGTCCAAGCCTGACTCACCACAGCCTAACTCCCCACAGTCAGAGAAGACGCCTGGAGGGTCCAAGCCTGACTCACCACAGCCAAACTCCCCACAGTCAGAGAAGACGCCTGGAGGGTCCAAACCTGATTCACCACAGCCTAACTCCCCACAGTCAGAGAAGACGCCTGGAGGGTTCAAGCCTGACTCACCACAGCCTAACTCCCCACAGTCAGAGAAGACACCTGGAGGGTCCAAGCCTGACTCACCACAGCCTAACTCCCCACAGTCAGAGAAGACGCCTGGAGGGTCCAAGCCTGACTCACCACAGCCTAACTCCCCACAGTCAGAGAAGATGCCTGGAGGGTCCAAGCCTGACTCACCACAGCCTAACTCCCCACAGTCAGAGAAGATGCCTGGAGGGTGCAAGCATGACTCACCACAGCCTAACTCCCCACAGTCAGAGAAGACGCCTGGAGGGTTCAAGCATGACTCCctacagccagaggagaggaggattggaGGGTCCATGCCTGACTCACCACAGTCAGAGAAGACGCCTGGAGGGTTCAGGCCTAACTCCCCaaaaccagaggagaggacaccTGGAGGGTGCAGGCCTAACTCCCCACTGTCAGAGGAGAGGCGGCCTGGGGGGTACAAGCCTACTCCTAACTTGCCaaaaccagaggagaggacaccTGGAGGGTCCAAGCCTGACTCCCCACATTCAGTGATATGGAGGCCTGGAGGGTCCAATTCTAACTCCCCAAAGCCAGACGAGAGGAGGCCTGGAGGGTCCAAGCCTGACACCCTACAGCCAGTGGAGAGGAGGCCTGGAGTGTGCAAGCCTGACTCCccacagccagaggagaggaagcCTGGAGGGCCCATCCCTAACCCTGACTTCCCATAG